The Terriglobus tenax genome contains a region encoding:
- a CDS encoding GMC oxidoreductase codes for MADKKVDVLIIGSGHTGGMAAKILTEKGISCTMLDAGPMLNFERDRTLKPASQLPFRGLDAPGRHPHIFQSSEFNANQWVDEKVVPYNYPPGQQYNFVRVRSVGGRSPFWGRQSFRHSDLEFKSKDHDGFGENWPISYKDLAPYYDRVEPIFRVQGHTDGIPNYPDGKFIEDNAPWSGAMQRFVDAGKKMGVPVTKARSALGANGLASSLNLLIPDAVATNKLTTIPNAIVRQITVDKNTGLANGAIFIDRHSHREMTIKARVVVVAAGTLETTRLLMISGICNSSGVLGHYLCDQIYGAGIAASVPEARGGKGGRNVIGGGALIPRFRNITTKTPGYLRGYAVNVSSSNGPMDARWFTEYGPALDTKLEEYNGSGFTTNIMGETLGHYENHVSLNKQVVDAWGMPTLTISTKYGDNEKNMAKDMVDTTAAMAEAAGFEILVKNYEFNPPGFSIHEQGTARMGDNPKTSVVNKWNQSHDVKNLFITDASVFVSAGWQNPTITMCALAMRASEYLAEEMRKGNV; via the coding sequence ATGGCAGACAAGAAGGTTGATGTCCTGATCATTGGGTCAGGTCATACCGGCGGCATGGCAGCAAAGATCCTGACGGAAAAAGGCATCTCCTGCACCATGCTGGATGCAGGTCCCATGCTCAACTTTGAGCGTGATCGCACTCTGAAGCCGGCAAGCCAGCTTCCCTTCCGCGGCCTGGATGCTCCTGGCCGCCACCCGCACATCTTTCAGTCCAGCGAGTTCAACGCCAACCAGTGGGTGGATGAGAAGGTAGTTCCTTACAACTACCCCCCCGGACAGCAGTACAACTTCGTGCGCGTTCGCAGCGTCGGCGGCCGCTCGCCCTTCTGGGGCCGCCAGTCCTTCCGTCACAGCGACCTTGAGTTCAAGAGCAAGGACCACGACGGCTTTGGCGAAAACTGGCCCATCTCCTACAAAGACCTTGCACCGTACTATGACCGCGTAGAGCCTATCTTCCGCGTGCAGGGCCACACCGATGGCATCCCGAATTACCCGGATGGCAAGTTTATTGAAGATAACGCTCCCTGGTCGGGCGCCATGCAGCGTTTTGTGGATGCCGGCAAGAAGATGGGCGTTCCCGTCACCAAGGCACGCTCCGCGCTGGGAGCCAACGGCCTCGCCTCCTCGCTCAACCTGCTGATTCCTGATGCGGTGGCCACCAATAAGCTGACCACCATCCCCAATGCCATCGTGCGGCAGATTACGGTAGACAAGAACACTGGCCTGGCCAACGGCGCCATCTTCATTGATCGCCACTCGCACCGCGAGATGACCATCAAGGCACGTGTTGTCGTAGTCGCCGCAGGCACCCTGGAAACGACCCGCCTGCTGATGATCTCCGGCATCTGCAACTCCAGCGGCGTTCTGGGGCACTACCTCTGCGACCAGATCTACGGCGCAGGCATTGCGGCCTCCGTACCCGAAGCCCGTGGCGGCAAGGGCGGACGCAACGTGATTGGTGGCGGCGCGCTGATTCCCCGCTTCCGCAATATCACCACCAAGACCCCTGGTTACCTGCGCGGCTACGCCGTCAACGTCTCCAGCAGCAACGGCCCGATGGACGCCCGCTGGTTTACCGAGTACGGCCCTGCTCTGGATACAAAGCTGGAAGAGTACAACGGCAGCGGCTTCACGACGAACATCATGGGTGAAACGCTCGGACACTACGAAAACCACGTCTCCCTGAACAAGCAGGTGGTGGACGCATGGGGCATGCCCACGCTGACCATCAGCACCAAGTACGGCGACAACGAGAAGAACATGGCGAAGGACATGGTGGATACCACCGCAGCCATGGCCGAGGCCGCCGGCTTCGAGATTCTGGTGAAGAACTACGAGTTCAATCCGCCGGGCTTCTCCATCCACGAGCAGGGCACGGCACGCATGGGCGACAACCCGAAGACCAGCGTGGTGAACAAGTGGAACCAGAGCCACGACGTCAAGAACCTGTTCATCACCGATGCCAGCGTCTTCGTCTCCGCGGGCTGGCAGAACCCCACCATCACCATGTGCGCCCTCGCCATGCGTGCCTCAGAGTACCTGGCCGAGGAGATGCGGAAGGGGAACGTCTAG
- a CDS encoding cytochrome c3 family protein, whose amino-acid sequence MRRFLLIAALLCTALAVRAQDAPTGATPSTAPAPGTVASSGAPTVANPPPGPTQPVAFSHKKHAGDGKMACDNCHEPARTGATLAMPQAQKCMLCHAAIATDKPDIKRLADAAQNNQILQWTRVYRVPSFVTFSHKTHTGAGAQCEDCHGPVAEREVISREKDLSMGGCISCHTQKSAPTGCDTCHQLNSVRLQVPGIPSESVLLARLTRPSPASKDMSIHRFFAELPLPQTTSTP is encoded by the coding sequence GTGCGCCGCTTCCTGCTGATCGCGGCCCTCCTGTGCACGGCGCTTGCCGTCCGTGCACAGGACGCACCTACAGGCGCTACGCCATCCACCGCGCCTGCACCAGGAACCGTGGCCTCCTCCGGAGCTCCCACCGTTGCGAACCCGCCTCCGGGGCCCACGCAGCCTGTCGCATTCAGTCATAAAAAGCATGCCGGCGATGGCAAGATGGCCTGTGACAACTGCCACGAGCCTGCGCGCACCGGAGCCACCCTGGCTATGCCGCAGGCGCAGAAGTGCATGCTGTGCCACGCGGCCATCGCGACGGACAAACCGGACATCAAGCGCCTGGCGGATGCCGCGCAGAATAACCAGATTCTGCAGTGGACCCGCGTCTACCGCGTACCGTCGTTTGTCACCTTCAGCCACAAGACCCACACCGGCGCTGGAGCCCAGTGCGAAGACTGCCACGGCCCAGTCGCCGAACGCGAAGTCATCTCGCGCGAAAAGGACCTCTCCATGGGCGGCTGCATCTCCTGCCACACCCAGAAGAGCGCACCCACCGGCTGCGACACCTGCCACCAGCTCAACTCCGTGCGGCTGCAGGTTCCGGGTATCCCGTCAGAGAGCGTCCTTCTGGCCCGCCTCACACGCCCAAGTCCAGCGTCGAAGGACATGTCCATCCATCGGTTCTTCGCGGAGCTTCCGCTTCCGCAAACCACCAGCACCCCCTGA
- the kdsB gene encoding 3-deoxy-manno-octulosonate cytidylyltransferase, with protein MSYKPRVLGVIPARLASTRLPRKVLLPIAHRPMLAWVYDAAKACPGLDDLIVATDSEEVAELCRENNWPVAMTAADLPSGTDRVREVARHHHADIYVNIQGDEPLLKPEHIDALLAPFSKPDVDVTTIKTLCTPENVHNPNAVKVVTALDGRALYFSRATIPYHRDRIGDVPYWKHIGLYAYRRQTLERFTELGPSALEQTERLEQLRLLENGFALYVEPVHFDTIGVDTETDLKAAEAVLLQRLG; from the coding sequence ATGTCTTACAAACCCCGTGTTCTTGGCGTTATTCCTGCACGTCTTGCATCCACCCGGCTCCCGCGTAAAGTGCTGTTGCCCATCGCCCACCGGCCCATGCTGGCCTGGGTATACGATGCCGCGAAGGCATGCCCCGGCCTCGATGATCTGATCGTCGCGACCGACTCCGAGGAGGTGGCAGAGCTGTGCCGCGAAAACAACTGGCCCGTAGCCATGACCGCGGCCGACCTGCCCAGCGGCACCGACCGCGTCCGCGAGGTCGCACGGCACCACCATGCCGACATCTACGTCAACATCCAGGGCGACGAGCCGCTTCTGAAGCCCGAGCACATTGACGCCCTTCTGGCACCCTTCAGCAAGCCCGACGTCGACGTCACCACCATCAAGACCCTGTGCACACCGGAGAATGTCCACAACCCTAACGCCGTGAAGGTAGTCACCGCGCTTGATGGGCGTGCGCTCTACTTCTCCCGCGCCACCATTCCTTACCACCGCGATCGCATCGGCGATGTGCCCTACTGGAAGCACATCGGCCTCTATGCCTACCGCCGGCAGACGCTCGAGCGCTTCACGGAACTCGGCCCTTCGGCGCTGGAGCAGACGGAACGCCTGGAGCAGCTCCGGCTACTGGAAAACGGCTTTGCGCTTTACGTGGAGCCGGTACACTTCGACACCATCGGCGTAGATACCGAAACCGATCTGAAGGCGGCCGAAGCTGTGTTGCTACAGCGGCTGGGCTAA
- the frr gene encoding ribosome recycling factor, translating into MASVMANIPALKDLHQDLKVRMEKSVEDFRTHLQGIRTGRASVHMLDNIRVDYYGSEMPINQLAQINTPEPQLIVVQPFDIGVVGLIEKTIRMSGQGFNPMHDGKVIRIPVPPMTEERRKDTVKQLAGSVEEYKTSIRNIRRDGNDQIKKAAKDKAISADDEKRATEEVQQLTDAEIKRIDELFKNKEKEILTI; encoded by the coding sequence ATGGCATCGGTAATGGCAAATATTCCCGCGCTGAAGGACCTGCACCAGGACCTGAAGGTTCGTATGGAGAAGTCGGTGGAAGACTTCCGCACCCATCTTCAGGGTATCCGCACCGGGCGCGCCAGCGTGCATATGCTCGACAACATCCGCGTGGATTATTACGGTAGCGAGATGCCCATCAACCAGCTGGCGCAGATCAACACGCCGGAGCCGCAGTTGATCGTGGTGCAGCCGTTCGATATCGGCGTGGTCGGCCTGATTGAGAAGACCATCCGCATGAGCGGCCAGGGTTTCAACCCGATGCACGACGGCAAGGTTATCCGTATCCCGGTTCCTCCCATGACGGAAGAGCGCCGTAAGGATACCGTCAAGCAGCTTGCCGGCTCGGTGGAAGAGTACAAGACCTCGATCCGCAACATCCGCCGCGATGGCAATGACCAGATCAAGAAGGCCGCCAAGGACAAGGCGATCTCCGCCGATGACGAGAAGCGCGCCACCGAAGAGGTACAGCAGTTGACCGACGCCGAGATCAAGCGCATTGACGAGCTGTTCAAGAACAAGGAAAAAGAGATCCTGACGATCTGA
- the lipA gene encoding lipoyl synthase, with amino-acid sequence MAPVAASDLVQIDLSPRKPAAKPEWLKARAPMGETYHNLKKLTRDLGLHTVCESAHCPNIGECWNHKTATFMMLGNSCTRRCGFCAVPSGKPEPIDHDEPRRVAEAVAALGLQHAVITSVNRDDDNVGAARAFVEVVRQIRAQAPGCQVEILTPDFQGTEEAIRMVVAEGPEILNHNIETVPRLYRVAKSGGRYERSIGYLKLAKDLNPKQVTKTGIIVGMGEETHELLDVFRDLAAIKVDILTIGQYLRPSKDHIPMKRYYTPQEFEFLKEEALRMGFRHVESGPLVRSSYHAHEQAQSTGLV; translated from the coding sequence ATGGCACCCGTCGCAGCTTCTGACCTGGTACAGATTGATCTTTCGCCGCGCAAGCCCGCCGCTAAGCCGGAGTGGCTCAAGGCGCGGGCGCCCATGGGCGAAACCTATCACAACCTGAAGAAGCTGACCCGCGATCTGGGTCTGCACACGGTGTGCGAGAGCGCCCACTGCCCGAACATTGGCGAGTGCTGGAACCACAAGACTGCCACCTTCATGATGCTGGGTAACAGCTGCACCCGCCGCTGCGGATTCTGCGCGGTGCCGAGCGGCAAACCCGAACCGATTGACCATGACGAGCCGCGCCGCGTGGCCGAGGCCGTTGCCGCGCTTGGGCTGCAGCACGCCGTCATTACCAGCGTGAACCGCGACGATGACAACGTGGGCGCAGCACGCGCGTTTGTGGAAGTGGTGCGGCAGATTCGTGCGCAGGCTCCCGGATGCCAGGTCGAGATTCTGACTCCTGACTTCCAGGGGACGGAAGAGGCCATCCGCATGGTCGTCGCTGAAGGCCCGGAGATTCTGAACCACAATATTGAGACGGTGCCGCGGCTGTATCGCGTGGCAAAGTCTGGTGGACGCTATGAGCGCAGCATCGGTTATCTGAAGCTGGCCAAGGACCTGAACCCGAAGCAGGTAACCAAGACCGGCATCATTGTCGGCATGGGTGAGGAAACGCATGAGCTGCTTGACGTCTTCCGCGACCTGGCTGCGATCAAGGTGGACATCCTGACCATAGGCCAGTACCTGCGTCCCAGCAAGGACCATATTCCGATGAAGCGGTATTACACGCCTCAGGAGTTTGAGTTCCTGAAGGAAGAGGCGCTGCGCATGGGCTTCAGGCATGTGGAGAGCGGTCCTCTGGTGCGGTCCAGCTATCACGCGCACGAGCAGGCCCAGTCGACCGGGCTGGTCTAA
- a CDS encoding c-type cytochrome, with protein MAIQKTSIPLAAAVVAAVLLGCRHLKPPVPLEKLNEQQTHGYWVFQSNCRQCHSDRESKALQGPSLLGVYQKQYLPSGAAATDERIQATILHGRNMMPAMGGNVSDKDMADLLVYLHTL; from the coding sequence ATGGCAATACAGAAGACATCCATTCCGTTGGCGGCTGCCGTGGTGGCGGCCGTACTGCTGGGGTGCCGTCATTTGAAGCCTCCGGTGCCGCTGGAAAAACTGAACGAACAGCAGACGCACGGTTACTGGGTCTTTCAGTCCAACTGCCGCCAGTGCCATAGCGACCGCGAGAGCAAGGCGCTGCAGGGACCATCGCTGCTGGGTGTTTACCAGAAGCAGTATCTGCCGAGCGGTGCTGCAGCGACGGATGAGCGTATCCAGGCGACGATTCTGCATGGCCGCAACATGATGCCCGCGATGGGCGGAAACGTAAGTGATAAGGACATGGCCGATCTTCTGGTCTATCTGCATACCCTATGA
- a CDS encoding A/G-specific adenine glycosylase: protein MPNAGFPPEQVAGFRRALSKWYQQHARVLPWRETGDPYHIWVSEVMLQQTRVNAVLEHYDRFLRRFPTLVSLALAPEEDVLAVWSGLGYYRRARMLHKAAQFITAELDGRLPSTSQELRKLPGIGDYTSAAIASIAFGESIAVVDGNVERVLLRITGRAEEATAEAKRFVAAQAAALVPAANRAQNAPGDHNQAMMELGATICVPRGPLCLQCPVHDFCLTRGEHKTEAREKMRSRRVAYLLHQRKREGVIEVMLHRRPAEASLMPGMYELPELPGESVAGYTATLQVRHSITNTNYYVEVFSADQALVGQLPLSLRDYEWWRLGTLPDLPLTGLARKALRRLHLIASPGVRMPQPEAVVRQ, encoded by the coding sequence ATGCCGAACGCTGGTTTCCCCCCAGAGCAGGTAGCCGGTTTCCGGCGCGCGCTCAGTAAGTGGTATCAACAACACGCACGCGTTCTGCCCTGGCGCGAGACCGGCGACCCGTATCACATCTGGGTCAGCGAAGTGATGCTTCAGCAGACGCGTGTGAATGCGGTGCTGGAGCACTATGACCGCTTCCTGCGGCGCTTCCCTACGCTCGTGTCGCTGGCGCTGGCCCCGGAGGAGGATGTGCTGGCGGTGTGGAGCGGCCTGGGCTACTATCGCCGCGCCCGCATGCTGCATAAGGCAGCGCAGTTCATTACGGCAGAGCTGGATGGCCGCCTTCCTTCCACATCGCAGGAACTCCGCAAACTGCCGGGCATCGGGGATTACACCTCGGCTGCGATTGCCAGCATTGCGTTTGGCGAAAGCATCGCCGTGGTGGACGGCAACGTAGAGCGCGTATTGCTGCGAATCACTGGCCGTGCGGAAGAAGCGACGGCCGAGGCAAAGCGGTTTGTTGCGGCGCAGGCGGCTGCGCTGGTACCTGCGGCAAACAGGGCGCAGAATGCTCCGGGAGACCATAACCAGGCCATGATGGAGCTGGGTGCGACGATCTGCGTTCCGCGCGGGCCGTTGTGCCTGCAGTGCCCGGTGCATGATTTTTGCCTGACGCGTGGAGAGCATAAGACTGAGGCGAGGGAGAAGATGCGCAGCCGTCGCGTGGCGTACCTGCTGCATCAGCGGAAGCGCGAGGGTGTGATTGAGGTGATGTTGCATCGCAGGCCCGCGGAGGCGTCCCTGATGCCGGGGATGTATGAGTTGCCGGAGCTGCCTGGGGAGAGTGTGGCCGGTTATACGGCTACCCTGCAGGTGCGCCATTCGATTACGAACACGAATTATTACGTTGAGGTGTTCTCGGCGGACCAGGCGCTGGTGGGGCAACTGCCGCTGTCGCTGCGCGATTATGAATGGTGGCGCCTGGGCACGCTGCCGGACCTGCCGTTGACCGGGTTGGCGCGCAAGGCGCTTCGGCGGCTGCACCTGATTGCGTCACCCGGGGTTCGCATGCCGCAACCGGAAGCAGTGGTGCGACAATAG
- a CDS encoding MGH1-like glycoside hydrolase domain-containing protein, with protein MKRRDFLAASSLTAGHLALSRMGLAQQLAPAYPEAPEIEFHTADTRWQTVYDKALAVLAANVRTLPRYTDPVLIEGSDYPGIWQECAPQEGLLYRHFRPDAARNNHLGFFQLQKPDGQLPASIKVSEVGYGQIQMVVPIAATAWELSQATGDHELLEKAYTACGRWDQWLMKFHNSRGTGLVEGYCTYDTGHDNSYRWHGVPNRRKDADATKWPDGIPGLPRLSPDLSATAYGGRIALAAMAKALGKPQEEAHWLEQAAHIRELILTKLYSEEDACFYDLDSDNKFVRVRGDAMIRVCGEHVPDQKLFNTLWERQIHNPKAFWAPFPLTSIAMDDPGFEKRPFPRNTWSGPPQALLALRVPRWMEHYGHTAEMSHLMDRWCDAILRDGTFRQQMDPANGEFTQSGNPNYSPCALVLMDFTWRLAGVRKEGDTLEWNIRPNYAASKDARFSLKFNKTHRAELTYKGNTATLTLDGNKIGTASGTFRLTTTLDGKVTRITGIGQEASRISYKLSGSPAHSSTISPNQNTRLG; from the coding sequence ATGAAACGTCGCGATTTTCTGGCTGCCTCTTCCCTCACCGCCGGCCACCTTGCCCTCAGCCGCATGGGGCTTGCCCAGCAACTCGCACCGGCCTACCCGGAAGCTCCTGAGATCGAGTTCCACACCGCCGACACCCGCTGGCAGACCGTCTACGACAAGGCGCTTGCCGTGCTCGCCGCCAACGTCCGCACGCTGCCCCGCTATACCGATCCCGTTCTGATTGAAGGCTCCGACTACCCCGGCATCTGGCAGGAGTGCGCCCCGCAGGAAGGCCTGCTCTACCGCCACTTCCGCCCCGACGCCGCGCGCAACAACCACCTTGGCTTCTTCCAGCTCCAGAAGCCCGACGGTCAGCTCCCGGCCAGCATCAAGGTCTCCGAAGTAGGCTACGGACAGATCCAGATGGTCGTCCCCATTGCCGCAACAGCATGGGAATTGTCGCAAGCCACGGGCGACCACGAGCTGCTGGAAAAGGCCTACACCGCCTGCGGCCGCTGGGATCAGTGGCTAATGAAGTTCCATAACTCGCGCGGCACAGGATTAGTCGAGGGCTACTGCACCTACGACACCGGCCACGATAACTCCTACCGCTGGCATGGTGTGCCCAACCGCCGCAAAGATGCTGACGCAACCAAGTGGCCTGATGGCATCCCCGGCCTGCCGCGCCTCTCACCCGATCTCTCCGCCACCGCTTACGGTGGCCGCATCGCCCTCGCCGCCATGGCCAAGGCCCTGGGCAAGCCGCAGGAAGAAGCCCACTGGCTGGAGCAGGCCGCACACATCCGCGAGCTCATCCTCACGAAGCTCTACTCCGAAGAAGACGCCTGCTTCTACGACCTGGACAGCGACAACAAGTTCGTCCGCGTGCGCGGCGACGCCATGATTCGCGTCTGCGGCGAACACGTCCCCGACCAGAAGCTCTTCAACACGCTATGGGAGCGCCAGATCCACAACCCAAAGGCCTTCTGGGCGCCCTTCCCGCTGACTTCCATCGCCATGGACGACCCCGGCTTCGAAAAACGTCCCTTCCCCCGCAATACCTGGAGCGGACCACCGCAGGCGCTGCTCGCCCTCCGCGTTCCCCGCTGGATGGAGCACTACGGCCACACCGCCGAGATGAGCCACCTGATGGACCGCTGGTGCGACGCCATCCTGCGCGACGGCACCTTCCGCCAGCAGATGGACCCCGCTAACGGCGAGTTCACCCAGAGCGGCAACCCTAACTACTCTCCCTGTGCCCTGGTTCTGATGGACTTCACCTGGCGCCTGGCGGGCGTCCGCAAAGAGGGCGACACGCTCGAATGGAACATCCGCCCCAACTACGCCGCCAGCAAGGACGCCCGCTTCTCTTTGAAGTTCAACAAGACCCACCGTGCGGAGCTCACCTATAAAGGCAACACAGCCACGCTTACGCTCGACGGCAACAAGATCGGTACCGCCAGCGGCACCTTCCGCCTCACCACCACCTTGGATGGCAAAGTCACGCGCATCACCGGCATCGGGCAGGAAGCATCCAGGATCAGCTACAAACTGAGTGGTTCTCCAGCACACTCTTCCACGATCAGCCCAAACCAAAACACCAGGCTGGGGTAA
- a CDS encoding YdeI/OmpD-associated family protein codes for MMVRMDARVDAYIAKAQPFAQPILNHIREVMHKALPDVQETIKWSMPFFTTKSGRIIANMAAFKAHASFGLWSSSVRAEMTAAGFDSSEGMGTLGKITSVKDLPADKQLVKWAKAAAAAVEGGESLMKRPKKAATKPLPEMHPEFAAALKKSKTATKVYAEFSPSCQREYLEWINEAKRDATRTTRVEQAVAWIAEGKQRNWKYQNC; via the coding sequence ATGATGGTGCGCATGGACGCCCGTGTGGATGCCTACATTGCAAAGGCCCAGCCCTTTGCCCAGCCGATTCTGAACCACATTCGTGAGGTGATGCACAAAGCATTGCCGGATGTGCAGGAGACGATCAAGTGGAGTATGCCCTTCTTCACGACGAAGAGTGGCAGGATCATCGCCAACATGGCGGCGTTCAAGGCGCATGCCAGCTTCGGCCTGTGGTCGTCCAGCGTGCGCGCGGAGATGACGGCTGCGGGGTTTGATTCCTCCGAGGGCATGGGGACGCTGGGGAAGATCACTTCGGTGAAAGACCTGCCAGCGGACAAGCAACTGGTGAAGTGGGCGAAGGCCGCTGCAGCGGCTGTCGAAGGCGGCGAGAGCTTGATGAAGCGGCCCAAAAAGGCTGCGACGAAGCCATTGCCCGAGATGCACCCGGAGTTTGCGGCGGCGTTGAAGAAGTCAAAGACGGCGACGAAGGTGTATGCCGAGTTCAGTCCGTCGTGCCAGCGCGAGTACCTGGAGTGGATCAACGAGGCCAAGCGCGACGCGACGCGGACAACCCGCGTTGAGCAGGCGGTTGCGTGGATTGCCGAAGGGAAACAGCGGAACTGGAAGTATCAGAACTGCTAA
- a CDS encoding TonB-dependent receptor plug domain-containing protein has protein sequence MTFPLKTALLLCLSVSAIAQQEEKPKTVTETVTVRAIEAELEAMPSTAHGVVDGGTVRRLPLSSTGSGFTDLITRTTPGVAADSNGFAHPLGEHADTSVSLDGQPMTDQLAKIFANQIDPRIIDRMDAMTGAPPAEFGDKTSLVINVVTKSGVGRPLAGEWSSEGGSFATWSQGLMLSKGGQRWGEFIAAGAAGSNRFLDTPEFRPIHARGDVESVFNRFDWNPHANDLIHWNVGYGRSAFQTPNSFDTEAKGQQQRSLLTSGNLAMGWTHVVSPEWLVQVTPFVRVQQARYLPSPDEMRDQTATLAQDRSLWNMGVRAETVYARGRQTLKAGGTLWQTRLNERFDVGLTDPLFNAVCVDGSGNAVVAAGVRDPQACAAAGYKANADFQARLLPYDLSRGGTLYHFSKTAGIAQAAVYAQEELRLGAVTLSAGLRYDVYDGLSTGKQLQPRVGIGWRVPGAKTLLRASYARLFETPYNENLIFANDAGQDAATSNPFAVYRSEPVKPGTRNQFNVGFAQPFGKYVTVDADYYWKFTHTAFDFDTLFNTPVTFSVAWEKSKIDGLALRVNLEDWHGVSGYSVMGHVRSRFFTPQVGGLIFSATPAGSVFRIDHGEEFEQTTALHYTLPKMRGHRPWVGFSWGYNSGLALPGTTPVYTDTFVLTGDEQQQMGLHCGGVYATPSQPIRNCSYALFGADRVRIPAPGTQDDDRNPVRVAPRQLVDVSVADDALWRRDRVSVGMKLSVTNLFDKVALYNFLSTFSGTHFVPPRNIQAGVTIAF, from the coding sequence ATGACCTTTCCCCTGAAAACCGCATTACTGCTGTGCCTCTCCGTGAGTGCGATCGCGCAGCAGGAAGAGAAACCAAAGACCGTGACCGAGACGGTGACCGTGCGGGCGATTGAGGCGGAGCTGGAGGCGATGCCTTCGACCGCGCATGGCGTCGTGGACGGAGGAACGGTGCGGCGGTTGCCACTGTCATCAACCGGAAGCGGCTTTACCGACCTGATTACACGGACCACGCCGGGAGTGGCGGCGGATTCGAACGGATTTGCCCATCCGCTGGGCGAGCATGCGGATACATCGGTGTCCCTGGATGGGCAGCCGATGACCGATCAGTTGGCGAAGATCTTTGCCAACCAGATTGATCCGAGAATTATTGATCGCATGGATGCGATGACCGGGGCGCCGCCGGCGGAGTTTGGCGACAAGACCAGCCTGGTGATCAACGTGGTGACGAAGTCGGGTGTGGGGAGGCCCCTGGCGGGCGAGTGGAGCAGTGAAGGTGGGTCGTTTGCGACGTGGTCTCAGGGATTGATGCTGAGCAAGGGCGGCCAGCGCTGGGGCGAGTTTATTGCGGCAGGCGCGGCGGGTTCGAATCGCTTCCTGGATACGCCGGAGTTCCGGCCGATCCATGCAAGGGGCGACGTGGAGAGTGTGTTCAATCGCTTTGACTGGAATCCGCATGCGAATGACCTGATTCACTGGAATGTGGGTTATGGGAGGTCAGCCTTTCAGACGCCGAACAGCTTTGACACGGAGGCGAAGGGGCAGCAGCAGCGAAGCCTGCTGACGAGCGGCAACCTGGCGATGGGATGGACGCATGTGGTGTCGCCGGAGTGGCTGGTGCAGGTGACGCCATTTGTGCGGGTGCAGCAGGCGCGGTATCTGCCGTCGCCCGATGAGATGCGCGACCAGACGGCGACGCTGGCGCAGGATCGCAGCCTGTGGAACATGGGTGTGCGCGCGGAGACAGTCTATGCGCGCGGGCGGCAGACTTTGAAGGCGGGCGGGACGCTGTGGCAGACACGGCTGAATGAGCGGTTCGATGTCGGTCTGACGGATCCTCTGTTCAATGCGGTGTGTGTGGATGGCAGTGGCAATGCGGTGGTGGCCGCGGGCGTACGCGATCCGCAGGCGTGCGCTGCTGCCGGGTACAAGGCGAACGCCGACTTTCAGGCCCGGTTGCTGCCGTATGACCTGAGCCGTGGAGGCACGCTGTATCACTTCTCCAAAACGGCGGGCATTGCGCAGGCTGCCGTCTACGCGCAGGAGGAACTGCGGCTGGGTGCGGTAACGCTGAGCGCGGGGCTGCGGTATGACGTCTATGACGGGCTGAGCACGGGAAAGCAACTGCAGCCGCGTGTGGGCATCGGGTGGCGCGTGCCCGGTGCGAAGACGTTGCTGCGAGCCAGCTATGCGCGGCTGTTCGAGACGCCGTATAACGAGAACCTGATCTTTGCCAACGATGCCGGGCAGGATGCGGCGACTTCGAACCCGTTCGCGGTGTATCGCAGTGAGCCGGTAAAGCCGGGCACGCGCAACCAGTTCAACGTGGGCTTTGCACAGCCGTTTGGCAAGTATGTGACGGTGGACGCGGACTACTACTGGAAGTTCACCCACACGGCTTTTGATTTCGACACACTGTTCAATACGCCAGTGACTTTCAGCGTGGCGTGGGAGAAGTCAAAGATCGATGGGCTGGCTCTGCGGGTGAACCTGGAAGACTGGCATGGCGTGAGCGGTTACAGCGTGATGGGCCATGTGAGGTCGCGGTTCTTTACGCCGCAGGTGGGTGGGCTGATCTTTAGCGCGACTCCGGCGGGCAGTGTTTTTCGCATCGACCATGGCGAGGAGTTTGAACAGACGACGGCACTGCATTACACGCTGCCGAAGATGCGCGGGCATCGGCCATGGGTGGGCTTCTCATGGGGATATAACAGTGGCCTGGCGTTGCCGGGAACGACGCCTGTGTACACCGATACCTTTGTACTGACTGGGGATGAGCAGCAGCAGATGGGGCTGCACTGCGGCGGAGTGTATGCCACGCCATCGCAGCCGATCCGCAACTGCAGCTATGCGTTGTTTGGAGCGGACCGTGTGAGGATCCCCGCACCGGGCACGCAGGATGATGACAGAAACCCCGTAAGGGTGGCTCCCCGGCAGCTGGTGGATGTGTCGGTGGCCGATGATGCGTTGTGGCGAAGGGACAGGGTATCGGTGGGGATGAAGCTGTCGGTGACGAACCTGTTCGACAAAGTGGCTCTGTATAACTTCCTCTCGACCTTCAGCGGGACGCACTTTGTGCCTCCGCGGAATATTCAGGCAGGGGTGACGATTGCGTTTTGA